From the Leptospira montravelensis genome, one window contains:
- a CDS encoding cbb3-type cytochrome oxidase assembly protein: MEALYLTIPMAMCIAAFFLYVFITAFRKGQFEDIESPKYRMFFEEEYPQENQSKSNSTDGPTSKS; encoded by the coding sequence ATGGAAGCCCTCTACTTAACGATACCGATGGCAATGTGTATTGCCGCATTTTTTCTTTATGTCTTTATCACAGCCTTTCGCAAAGGCCAGTTCGAAGACATTGAATCACCTAAATATAGAATGTTCTTTGAAGAAGAATATCCTCAAGAAAACCAATCTAAATCAAATTCAACTGATGGACCAACTAGCAAATCTTAG
- a CDS encoding sulfite exporter TauE/SafE family protein, translating to MDQLANLSFFGSIFLYGFVSSFHCLVMCGPFISLLQTDKGKQIPIYLYHFGRMVSYSFLGMVLGFLGKGAN from the coding sequence ATGGACCAACTAGCAAATCTTAGTTTTTTTGGTTCCATTTTTTTATATGGATTTGTTAGCAGTTTCCATTGTTTAGTAATGTGCGGTCCCTTTATTTCGCTTTTACAAACAGATAAAGGAAAACAAATCCCAATTTATCTCTATCATTTCGGAAGAATGGTTTCCTATTCATTTCTTGGTATGGTATTAGGATTTCTTGGGAAAGGTGCGAATG